Genomic DNA from Chaetodon auriga isolate fChaAug3 chromosome 13, fChaAug3.hap1, whole genome shotgun sequence:
AATGAGATAAAACAATAACTGATCATTACATTTGgggatttatttcttttgtatcGGATTATTTGACTGCACAAGGGAACCTAATAAGCTGGTAACTCAGTGTAAATACCAGTTTACATAAAGAGATTGTTCCACGCATAAAATGCATAGCACATAACAAGGCAATTCAACATACTGCAGGTGATGGTTGAGTCCATCAGCAGTGAGGAGGCCACAGCTTGATGTCAATAAAGTGTAGatgcaaaaagaaatgcaaacttttcagagctgaacaaacaaacaaacttgcaTTATATTAAAGGATATACACATTAACAATACATAGATAAGgtggcagaaaacagaaaatataagaGATTTATATACACATTCAATAAAGCAATTTTTCTCAACTTTCTCTCAGTTTACTCCATTATTATAAGAGTATCAGTAACATGAGTCAAACAGAGGACCAATGGCTTGACAGCATTAGACAATTTGGCAAACAGTTGaactccattttttttttattattctcttAAAGCTCATGTGTCATTTTGAAACACAGGACCTTCGTCATCTGTGCTGAGGTTCAACATGTATGATGAAATAAGGCAAGCATGTGAAAAATGTACATTGCAGTGTTTGAGCCAAAAGGCACTAAACAGGTTGATGTCAAACCTACTGAGCAACATTCTGTCTGTTAACCCATCTGTCAGTTTAAGGCTCCATGAAATGATCCTCTGTAGGCGAAATGACAAAAAGTGGACTGTTCCACTGAAATAACCTAAATGTAACATACCAATTATATAAAACACACTAATGCTATCTTATACAACTGTCAATTTTGGAAATGTTGCAAGGCCACCATGGCATCTCATCTATTCCGCCCTGCCTCCAGCTGCTCATCTGTGTGTTCACTTCCGTGCAACAGTTTCAGACAGCTTCTTCagcctcttcttcagctccagGGGGAATTTCTCGTAGCATTTCTTACACACTGGCTTCATGTCAAACTCGACAAACTTGTTCCTGTGGAAGGAAAGAGTTGGTTGGAAGTTAGAGGTCATCTCACTCAGCGTCTGGGTGGTTTAGTAATTTGCTGGTTCGGAGCTACACTTTAGAGTACTGGTTAACATACATTTGACAGGCTTACAAACTAGCAACAGCACATGAACTGAAATGCTGATATGCACATGTtgccacaaaaaacaaacaaaacagcagtccAAAGTGAATATTGTGAATGGGcatttttagttatttattattttcatcacAAACTGGACGggtacttttgtacttttgctGTAATGCCAAACATCGTCAGGAACATCGTCATATTGAACTCTGTCCTTCTTTATACCcagtgtacaaaaaaaaaacctcccattaaaaataacatttttcattctttttcatttcatagttCTTGAGAAAATATCCTTTTTTAGATTGCTTATCGATCCCTAAGCTGGTTAACTCCAaaacttctttttcttgtcGGCCTTTAAGCCGTTATtgaaaaatacagcagagaTGGAAAGGACATATGAGAGAAGACAGGTGGAGAGATGGATGATGTGCAACAAATGTCCCCAGCCAGAGTCGAATCAGGGAGCATATCGGGATAAGTGGTGAAAAGTTGATTCGTGTTTATGAGGTCCTGTGAACATTTTTGATAGTTTTTCATGAACTACTCGATCTCAAGACTGTCTATCTTTGTGTGTAATGTAACATTTATTATGCTTGAAATTACACATTTTGGGAACTGTGAAGGCTTGGCAGAGGTAAAATGTGCTCCACTTTACCCACCCACCCATCAGGGCGACATTTCTTCCCAAAGCAGATAATCGCCCAGCAGGACCGGAGCACGTGTCAAACCCGGTTGGACCTCAGCACCTCTGCTGCTGCGGTCAGAAAGCTGCCGGAAGTGATTAAGGCTTTACGCTCAGACAGGCCGGGAGACCCAGAAAACAACGCATTCCCTTCACCATGTGACTGATCTGATTTTCCTGTTTGCATAGCAGGGGTTACAAGAGTACCAGTTTTAATCCTGACCAGTGTTTGGGGCTGAGAAGTGGTCATGAACTGAAACCATTGCTAAGTCACTTAAATGTGTTAAATACCTTTCATCATTTGGCTTAAAAGCCAGACGGACTAAGTATAACGGTGATATATggaataaaagcagaaatggaGTACGTCTGGAATATACTGTCAATGAAACAGCGAaagaatagaaacagaaaggaaaaaagatggAAACTGACCAAAGGAAGAACAGTGGAAGTGAGgacaaaggagaaagagaggatcACAGACACATGGGTATCAGtggttttttcttcttctcttttgaGTCGCGTTCACGTTTGGCCAGCCGGCGTTTCATGTCGTCCGGCAGGCGTTCGTAGCAGTGCTTACACACCGGCTTCAGATCCACCTCGACAAACTTATCCCTgacagagcagggaggagggagagatggcgggggaagagaggaggaagggcagATAAGAAGaatgagaaggaaaaaagaaacaggaagaagaggaggacagaagaaggTTAGAGAGAGGGCAGGTAAAGGAAGGGGAGCAAACAAGAGGATAAAGAAGAGTGACgatgaaaaggaggagaggtggagaaacAAGCCCATAGAGACACACGATTagaggagaaagatgagaaaaatcAGGAATGAACaggactgaaaacagacagTTAACAGCAGCAAACGTCCCAGAAGCAGGGTAGtgacaaacaaagagagagcTTGGCCAATTCATTGAACATCTAAGTATAACTAAAACCAAATGAGTACATAACCTCGGTTAACGTGTGTGGATTGATCCATCCACAGTGACTGTATTAATGTTACAGTGTCTCTCAGACTTGTGTATGACTTACTTGAGGGTGAGCTTGGTGTTGCAGGTAGAGCAGGCAAAGCAGTTGACACACCAAGCCTTGTTGAGGGCAGACACCACTGACAAAAATAGAAGAAACACTGTCACATGAGACACTGTTACACTGTTCCAAATCATCACCGTATGACTACAATTAAACAGATTTCACAATCTCATTTTAAAGGGAGACGGTGCACACAAGTGCACGTCATATAAAAGCACAAGGTAAAAAGTGATCTAATGAACACTGATGCTAACAGGGCTGCACAGTGACTTATGACTTATTTCCAATCAAAACAAGTTTTCTCACCATCTCCTTCGATAACGCGATTGCAGTGGTAGCAAACGTCTCCAAACAGCTGAGGGTGACGaggggagagaaacagacagtgaGCAACACCGTGACACGTCTGATGAGTCATGAAATTATGCAACACAATGCAGCACTGGCAGCCTTCATCATACGACATGCCATtatcaaaaaacatgcaaacacacaccggcTACACAGGAACTTTCCTGGCAGCTCAAGTACAACACTAGGTGGAGTCGTTACACTGACTTCCTGATGCAGCATAGTTTACAATCTCAAGTCAAAGAAATAACATACTTTACTGCCTTCTTCTATTACTGAGTTATTAAAGTTACTTTTTAAAAGAAGTGGTTAAGTCACTACTTCAAAAATGTTCTGGATTCTGCTGATACTGCTGTAGTGTATGCAGTCTTTTAATGGCATATATCTGAAATTttcagaaacaataaaaagtgcACTGAGAACGGGTAGGATATCTCCCTCTGACTGCTTTATTTATACCAgaacaatgtgtttttgctttttctttctctgaaggTCATGTCTACAATGCATTACAAAGACATTCTCAAGATATCGTCAAGCATTTATAAGACTTTATGAAACTAAATCTTAATAATCATGCATGACAAATTATGTCAAGGTTTCTAAGGTGTTATAAGTGGTGGACATATTGTATTTGATGCTTGCTTGATACCTCCATGCCAAAGTGACAACAGCTGTCGTCTGTTGCCGAAAAGTAccttttttttgcagcatttccTCACTGGTGGATAAAAGCTTTAAACTGAGAACTCACTGATTCTGGTTTCTAAAGAGACtctgttattttttattctaaCATGCATTTGGTGTTGCTTGGCTGAGCTCACGTCCTCTATTTGTGTGTTCAACATAAACAGTCCCAGTACCGCTGAGTGTTACCTGGTTATAGTGTGTTTCACAGTAGGCCAGGCCCTTGCGTTCGTAGTGACGGTGTCCCAGGAAGGGTTTCTCACACTTAgcacacacaaaatgctgcaaacaaaaACCCACGGCCAAGCACGCATGGTTAGCACAGCCGTCAGTCAGTACATTATCACGTTCAGGCAGCAGCACAATCTGGCTCAGACATTATCAGGTCAGACCATAAGCAGATCAGTTCAGTCCAGATGTCCTGTTACTGGGTCCAGACAGAatacacagagcagagaaggtGGACAGAATCGTGAGCTGTAGAGGGTGTACTAATCCTCCAGACATGTGAGGATTTACAGGTATGACAGGAATTAAAGGGCAATGGACCCTATTTTTGATAACGCTCAGGAGGAACGGATTGAAGACTCTCGTGTGTCTGCGTATGAGGACATCATGGATGAGTATGACAGAGCAGGGTTACACCAATATGAATTcttaaaaaccaaaacaatgttgatgttgatggAAGTTTTGCTGGCCAGTAGCCAATATTCAATGTTTTGTGATTTCACAATTTTTATTCCCCCAATAAAGAACAGATTTCCCCCATAACTTTATTCTTGTTGTGAATAAAAAGCTGCCAAATTGTTTGCTTTACCTTTTTTTATGtgtggctgatgggaaagtcaaAATGCCTATGCTGTATAAACTGTCAACACATCATGCCCTGGACACAGATTGGTGACCTTATATATTAATGTAACCCTTGTATGGAGGCAGGGAGAAGTGAGACACGGGGCAGCAGTCAACGCCAGGCCAATCCTTCATCTCCTCACCATGTCAAAGTGCCTCTCACAATAGGCACGACCACCCCGCTCATAAAATGGGTGGCCCTGAAAAGGCCGctcacacacagtgcacacatgaTGCTACATGTGGAGGAGGGAAGATGGGAAAATGGGCATAAATGATGAATagacagaagaaaagatgaaggTGGTGGAATGATGCCGGAGAGAGAAAATaacaaagaggcagacagataaTGGAGGAATGATGTCCACAGCCCAGAGACGGGGCGCTGAACACAACTGTGGAGACAAAGCTGGTAAAAGTATGAGTCACACATATGGTACATATTAAAGCGAACTCATTGgtatgaaatgaataaaaaaaaaagaatgtctCCTAGTGTCTCCTACGCTTCGGGTAACTGGAGTCGTGAAGTTTAATATCGCACCTCCACATGCCACTGCTTGCCCATGGCATTAACCACGCGGCCCTCGATGGGTCTCCTGCAGGCACCGCAGATGGGGACACCCATCTTGTCATGGCAGGGCAGGCAGTAGAGCTCCCCCTTCAGCTCCCTGGCATCAGCTGTCAGCTCcttcctgcagagacagaggagaaaaaaactcTGCTTTGACTGATGGGACACAGTACATGCccaaagaaaatatgaaaaaacaccaaatctGGTGGAAAAAATACATAGCGCAATGGGGCTTGAGACTGTAATTATAATGAAATTAAAGAGTTTTGAATATAACGTGTCATTAGACACTTTGCCTGAGTGAGACCACAGCATGGGTACGACATACACAGTACCTCAGATGTGTACATATATTTACAATTACATAGTTTGCCCACCAGAGAGCAGTGTTTGGTCCATCACTCAGGCAGACTGAAAGTGCTGCATTTGGTCTAAGTCTACATATACTATACACTTGTAACCTACTTTGTTGGATCTCTGTGAAGTTTTCATGCTAAGAATATTTGACCAGTGCAGCAAATATTTATGTTATGATAATTATGGACGATATGTGTCATCTCAATATGTTCAAGCCACTGGATCATCAAAGTGTGCAGAAACTTGGCAGCATCAGGACTGCATAACAAATGAAGCGTGAGCCTGGCACGGACCTGACAGACCTCTATCTGTGAGTCTGAGGCATTCGCAGGACCTGACGCAGCTTGCACCCACCGTCTCCTGCAGCATCTGGTCCTCCCACTGCCGTCATGCTCTGGATGCTTTGTGAGACTGACACAGCTGACCAGgtatttgtgcgtgtgtgtgtgtgtttacccgCAGTTGTTGCAGTTGAAGTGATCAGGGTGGTAGGGGTCATTCTTGAAAAGCAGAGGCTGCTCCTCAATAATGGCGTGACACTTCTGACAGATGTACTTGCCGAGGCCCCGAGCTTTCTCTCTGTTGTGGCATGGACGACACAGGTGCCTGAGGAGAGCGCGAGCAACAGATGAGagaagaaaataacagaaaagaaagagggacaCTGATCAGATAGAACGTTCTTCAAGGATCCTTCCACTGGCACAGCCATATCTCGAAGAACTATTTGTCCTGTGTAATACAGCTGATGCAGAGATAGTCACTGAGTGCTTGAACAAACAGCACTGTTCATGAAAAGAAACCTGacacctcacacacagcaaGTCATGGTAGATTTGCTCACCAAAACTAAACGAAGCGATGACATTTTACAGGCCAATATGAACACTCAAAGAGTTATTGGTCATTGCAATCATTCCTCCTGTCCATACGAGCCCTGAAGAAACCAATATGAGGCTATTGGTTTCTTTAGAAATCCTTTTTGCAAAGAATGAGGACTGTGAATTTTCACCAAAGAAAAAATTACATTTGGTACAGTCCTAATcttatcttattattatttacactgCATTAGGGAAGGTTGTCTTTGAAAGTACTGTACCGGCACGTGGGTACTGTTTTAACATAGACTAAAAAATGTGACCCTAACCTTTATAGAACTTAAAACTTGATTTAGTTTTCTTGACAAAATAAACCAGTTTGTGAGTGTCTGATCCTGATACAACGTACAGCAGACTTTTAATCCTGATTTTTGAGGCAGGAAAATTAAAAGGCTGTCAAGGAGGATATGGTCTTGAGAATTCGTGACATGGGTGTATAGAAATTGTCAAAACAGCAGTACCAGATAAAACAGCATCATAGAAAACGTCGTCCTGCCTCCTGGTGGACATAAACTGAATGATGATCGTAGActgatgctgattggctgaagtgGAACTGACCTTCCAGCATTCTTAACAAATCCAACATCAGCAAGCACAGCCTGGCAGATATCACAGCAGAAACAGTCCGGATGCCAACTGTTGTTCATAGCCTTGATCACACGGCCAATGATGAACTCACCttgagaacagagcagaacagaacagaagaaatATCTATAGATATTTATTGATTAAagggcacaaacacaaaggagaaGGGACGGGgcaagcagcagaaaaacagaccaATGTCTTTAAATATAACCTGAAGTCAGACTTGCTGTAAACACTTAAATGTACCTGTTGCACTCGGATCAATGTTTTCAGCATATGGTACAAGAAtccaacaaaaaaagaaagtaggAAATGAAGAAGTGAAGCGACTGAAGGAGGACCCCCCCCAAAGGCTGAAGAAAACAACTGAGCTCATCATTGAGTTTTATGGAGATGAGCCACTCGTGTTTTGGGGGGTTTCTAAAGGCCAAGAGAGGGGAAACTCTCACAAAGATAGCTTTCTCCAGCAGTCGCCCCGGTAAACACCTCGTGCATCTCTCACCACAGGTAACATCATTAAATACGTCAGTGTGTCAGTTAATGAAATACCACATAAAACACCTACTCGAATGGCATTTTGTCTGTTACTGCAGGTCGTGTACTTACCACACTGGTGGCAGCAGGGAGCGAACAGCATCTGGAAGTCATGTTCACAGTATTTCCTGCCTTCAAACTGTCAACAGAGTTCAAACAATTTGTGCACAATTAATCAAAGCACACAGGTGTGCtagaattttaaaaaacatctCTCTCACCCTTTAAATGGACAAATACTTTCTAACATCTTTACTACCAGAAGATCAAAAATGTGCCTTTGTTACCCAGCTAGAAATGTAACTCAGTGAAGTTTTGCCAGTGCAGAACTGCTCACTTTCACATCGTGAAAGAGGTTGTTGGTGTTGTATTATTTTGTGAATGCAAGTGGAGGCCCTTTCGGCTGAAGCTGTTATATTTGATGAATGAAATTAGCGCTGAAAACCGTCAGCAGACTGGGAAGAATAGCTAGATGCAGTTTAATGAAGGCAGCTGTACAATATTACTGAGCAATGCTCACTGAGCAAGCAAAGGGGGAAAGAAGAGAGATTTTAATGAGCCCTTCAGGCTGTGCTGAAGCACAAATTTGCCCGAGACTGTCAAATCTGGACTTGTTTGAGTGGTTCTAGAGTCGCTTCTTGATATCCAGCAATTACTCAGCATAGAGGACATAACAGACTCAAATCAGTCAAGACAGTAAAAACTTGAAAGGTGGATGACCTGTGTGACATTATTTGGCGAACGGTGGCTGATCTGTATGTCTGCAGATATGgggttgaaaataaaaatcacatgtTCCACTTAATACAATACATGTACTGAGGACATCAAAACCAACTATTTAGAATTTCTACATAGCAAAGATTATTCTGAATAGCTCTTGGTGTGTATTTTATGTCACATAACGTCTTTACATAAGATCGATGGATTCCTTCCTTTTAAATGGCTCTCCAATTTTTCTCAAACAACCATTTTCtgattttattaattaattgcGCAGCACCTCTTAACGCATTAATATCTAACtaatacatagacacacatgtTAAAAAGAAGGCGATTTATCCACTCAGACTTAAACCACTgttgaaagacattttttgtatttcaaaGGGGAATGGGAAATAGGTGACTGTTATTTATTTCTGGCAACATTTAGAATTATTTACAGGGAACCAAAGGTTAATGCAACGCCCTTGATGTTTATATTGATCTCTCTTTGATGAACTGGCTCAACAGAGGAGCATCAGGCTCTCTGGGACCTGCCGGAGAGACATCTGGCCTCGTACGCAGGCTAGTAAGCAAACAGCTTACTGGAAGTGGTCCTCTAATAATTCAATGCTGCATTAAGGTGGCCCTCACCCCTCTTTATTTACCTCAGCAGGGCCATGTGTTTAGATTCTTCACTGAAGGAATGTGCAATAACAACAGACTTGCGCGAAACTGTGATCTAAGTGCCTGCGAAGAGCGAGCCAGTTCACTGACCCATCGTGGCCACGTGAAATGCAACAGTTTGCAACGcccatgtttatgtttattgtaATGCATTCCCTTCTAGGAGTGTTTAAACATGTCAGTTACCGCATCATGTCTCTTTTAATGGACGACGAAAGCCATGCTGAAAAGACAATCGTGAGGACAGAGTGTTACCTCATAGAAGAGGCCGTCCGGGAACTGCTGGAAACACTGGGCGCACACGAAGCACTGCTCATGGTACAGCTCCCCGTTACTGTTCACTATCTTCTCGGCCGGGGCAAAACCACTCTTGCAGCGCTCGCACATGGCATTGGCCAGAGCGTTGGCCATGTtgctgagaggaaaacaaagggaaTCAGGCATCAGTACGCTTATAGAGTTTAAGTCAAACAACACTCATAAAGGATTCAAAATGAATCATACTGCAGccaaaaaaacagcatattATGACCTTCACTGCCCATAGACTTCTAGTTGACTGTTTATCTATTATAGTTTATATTCACTGTTTTCATATTACAGTATATTTGACTCTAATTTTCAGTTTTGCTAATGGTACCAAGTTTTTAATTATTACATGTCTTCAGCTTTTCTTTAACTTGAAACCTCGGTTCAATCTGAAATGTCTCAAATACAGAAACTGATTAAGCAGCATCACTGTGTTTTATGATTTCAGTGCTTGTTAATAAGAGGGTATTGTGCTATGATGAAGCTCTCGAACCTACTATGTTTTATGTCTTCatcttatttatttagtttttaatttcttcataCATTGGTCATCTGTTTCTGTAAGTCATCCTTCTATAGGAAGATAATGGAAAGCAGCGGGGTCATATCAGGACACACCTAACACTAATATTATCAACATGTATCACATGTTCCTCCTGTCATGAAACCAGCTGGAATGTGTACTCAGTgcgaggggagagggaggaatgtGCTGTAAGAAGGTTATCAGCccattttaaacacacacacagacacaatatcTTGGCTCTCGCTTTATTTTGGCTCTGCTTATCAGGGCCGGGGAATCAATGAGGTGTGGAAACTGCATGTTGTCTTTTGAGAGACAAGCTGAAGTTACCATTTATTCATCTGCATCGTTTCAGCAGCGTATCAGAAGAACTAACAGAGACGAAGCgttagtgtgacacataaagcCGATCCCTTCATTAAACAATCAGGAATGTTTGACTGCCTCTCCGCAAAACATGACTGTAATATATCAACGGCTCAGCTCCCCGGGctaattattttttccattgGAGGGACTGGTGCCAGAACCTGTGGTCATACCCAAAAACCCACCCCCGGCTGCATGAAGcttatttatgtctttttctGCTCACCGTCACATTTGTACGAGCCTTTGAGGAGGGTCTAACCACGCGGTGGATGAATATAACTTCAGC
This window encodes:
- the lims2 gene encoding LIM and senescent cell antigen-like-containing domain protein 2 isoform X2 — encoded protein: MEMNGRTLPPSIPEDGEAPDHVRHGEMNGYHQRFRGDDGVEAEVPVSKSQRRKSDVKVYKEFCDFYARFNMANALANAMCERCKSGFAPAEKIVNSNGELYHEQCFVCAQCFQQFPDGLFYEFEGRKYCEHDFQMLFAPCCHQCGEFIIGRVIKAMNNSWHPDCFCCDICQAVLADVGFVKNAGRHLCRPCHNREKARGLGKYICQKCHAIIEEQPLLFKNDPYHPDHFNCNNCGKELTADARELKGELYCLPCHDKMGVPICGACRRPIEGRVVNAMGKQWHVEHFVCAKCEKPFLGHRHYERKGLAYCETHYNQLFGDVCYHCNRVIEGDVVSALNKAWCVNCFACSTCNTKLTLKNKFVEFDMKPVCKKCYEKFPLELKKRLKKLSETVARK
- the lims2 gene encoding LIM and senescent cell antigen-like-containing domain protein 2 isoform X3, which produces MNTLRLKELSNSDLYRRRQERPDSYGSLAGDSLSNMANALANAMCERCKSGFAPAEKIVNSNGELYHEQCFVCAQCFQQFPDGLFYEFEGRKYCEHDFQMLFAPCCHQCGEFIIGRVIKAMNNSWHPDCFCCDICQAVLADVGFVKNAGRHLCRPCHNREKARGLGKYICQKCHAIIEEQPLLFKNDPYHPDHFNCNNCGKELTADARELKGELYCLPCHDKMGVPICGACRRPIEGRVVNAMGKQWHVEHFVCAKCEKPFLGHRHYERKGLAYCETHYNQLFGDVCYHCNRVIEGDVVSALNKAWCVNCFACSTCNTKLTLKDKFVEVDLKPVCKHCYERLPDDMKRRLAKRERDSKEKKKKPLIPMCL
- the lims2 gene encoding LIM and senescent cell antigen-like-containing domain protein 2 isoform X5, producing the protein MANALANAMCERCKSGFAPAEKIVNSNGELYHEQCFVCAQCFQQFPDGLFYEFEGRKYCEHDFQMLFAPCCHQCGEFIIGRVIKAMNNSWHPDCFCCDICQAVLADVGFVKNAGRHLCRPCHNREKARGLGKYICQKCHAIIEEQPLLFKNDPYHPDHFNCNNCGKELTADARELKGELYCLPCHDKMGVPICGACRRPIEGRVVNAMGKQWHVEHFVCAKCEKPFLGHRHYERKGLAYCETHYNQLFGDVCYHCNRVIEGDVVSALNKAWCVNCFACSTCNTKLTLKDKFVEVDLKPVCKHCYERLPDDMKRRLAKRERDSKEKKKKPLIPMCL
- the lims2 gene encoding LIM and senescent cell antigen-like-containing domain protein 2 isoform X1 yields the protein MEMNGRTLPPSIPEDGEAPDHVRHGEMNGYHQRFRGDDGVEAEVPVSKSQRRKSDVKVYKEFCDFYARFNMANALANAMCERCKSGFAPAEKIVNSNGELYHEQCFVCAQCFQQFPDGLFYEFEGRKYCEHDFQMLFAPCCHQCGEFIIGRVIKAMNNSWHPDCFCCDICQAVLADVGFVKNAGRHLCRPCHNREKARGLGKYICQKCHAIIEEQPLLFKNDPYHPDHFNCNNCGKELTADARELKGELYCLPCHDKMGVPICGACRRPIEGRVVNAMGKQWHVEHFVCAKCEKPFLGHRHYERKGLAYCETHYNQLFGDVCYHCNRVIEGDVVSALNKAWCVNCFACSTCNTKLTLKDKFVEVDLKPVCKHCYERLPDDMKRRLAKRERDSKEKKKKPLIPMCL
- the lims2 gene encoding LIM and senescent cell antigen-like-containing domain protein 2 isoform X4, with protein sequence MMLGITEMTNGNMANALANAMCERCKSGFAPAEKIVNSNGELYHEQCFVCAQCFQQFPDGLFYEFEGRKYCEHDFQMLFAPCCHQCGEFIIGRVIKAMNNSWHPDCFCCDICQAVLADVGFVKNAGRHLCRPCHNREKARGLGKYICQKCHAIIEEQPLLFKNDPYHPDHFNCNNCGKELTADARELKGELYCLPCHDKMGVPICGACRRPIEGRVVNAMGKQWHVEHFVCAKCEKPFLGHRHYERKGLAYCETHYNQLFGDVCYHCNRVIEGDVVSALNKAWCVNCFACSTCNTKLTLKDKFVEVDLKPVCKHCYERLPDDMKRRLAKRERDSKEKKKKPLIPMCL
- the lims2 gene encoding LIM and senescent cell antigen-like-containing domain protein 2 isoform X6, with the protein product MMLGITEMTNGNMANALANAMCERCKSGFAPAEKIVNSNGELYHEQCFVCAQCFQQFPDGLFYEFEGRKYCEHDFQMLFAPCCHQCGEFIIGRVIKAMNNSWHPDCFCCDICQAVLADVGFVKNAGRHLCRPCHNREKARGLGKYICQKCHAIIEEQPLLFKNDPYHPDHFNCNNCGKELTADARELKGELYCLPCHDKMGVPICGACRRPIEGRVVNAMGKQWHVEHFVCAKCEKPFLGHRHYERKGLAYCETHYNQLFGDVCYHCNRVIEGDVVSALNKAWCVNCFACSTCNTKLTLKNKFVEFDMKPVCKKCYEKFPLELKKRLKKLSETVARK